The window CACCTTCTGCTTCTGCCGACCCTTCTGTAATTCCCTCACCTTCGACCGTGCCTTCTCCTTCTGAGGTGCCTTCAATTATTCCTTCACCTTCCTGTATGCCTTCACTTGTCCCTTCACCTTCGGGAGATCCCTCGATTATTCCTTCCCCTTCTGATATCCCTTCCCCTTCAATGGTGCCTTCAATTATTCCTTCCCCTTCCTGTATGCCTTCTCCTTCTGTAACTCCTTCACCATCAGGTGTTCCTTCGGGTGAGCCTTCTATACAAGGTCCGGAGGAGATTGTGAGATTCACCGCACTGTCTGGGGGCACTTTTGTCCCTGCTGAGGGTGATTGGCTTATTATAAGTCCAGTTCGAATGGTATTACTACATTGCAAACTTACATCGCCAACAGTTAGCCCTGCTGAGGTAAGTATATTCTCTGCTAATGTCCGTGAATATTGGACGACATTGGGCACATTTATTAGACATGGGCCAGAAGAAACAGTAACGTTAACTGAGGTGCCAGGTGGAACCTGTATCCCTGCGGTTGGGTATTGATTCATTACTCTTCCCGCTGGGATGGTGTCATCACATTGTTCAGTTACTATACCCACTATCAATCCAGCGTTTAATATCATATCTTCTGCATCTGGACGGAGTTGCCATAGTATATTTGGTACCGCTACTGGACAGGGACCGGAGGAAATCACAATATCCACTCTACTACCTGGGGGGACTAATTCTTCGGGGAGTGGGTTTTGGCTAATGATTATGTCTTGTTCCACTTCATTGCTACACTGTTCTGATACATTTCCTAACATTAGTCCTACTGCATTAAGTTCAGATTCCGCCTCTGTTTGAGTTTTTCCTGTAACATCTGGGACAGGTACTGGACATGGACCTGTAGATATCCAAAGTGATACCGTTGTGTTAATCTCTACTGTAGTTCCTGCGGAGGGGTTTTGGTCAAAGACATATCCCGATGGGTATTCATCATTACAAACTTGAGTAATATCGCCTACATTTAGCCATGCGTTCGTGATAGCGGAGGTAGCCTCTGACTGGGTACTACCGACGACATCTGGCACTTGAGTTTTATCCGTAAAGAGGCAACGGACATATCTGTCCTGGTCCATAGAAAAACTACATCTGGGGTATGTCGGCGATGTATCTCCATAATCACCCTGCCAACGAAGAAATTTCCATCCCGTAGTAGTTTCTATCGCTTCCAGACGGATGTATGACCATTCAAGATAATTGTAAATATACACACCTGGTGTGAGGATAATTGGGGTGTCATAACCAACCCGAAGAGAAACATTCCCTTCACCTATAATTTCTATTGTCAAGTTGTAATATGGTTTTAGAATGAATACTGCGGTGATATTTCGGTCACGATCCATTGGCAGGTTGTAGATTGGATTGCTACGTGGGTCATTCTCATCAATATCGCCTTCCCAGTGGTCGAGTCGCCATAATGGGTTCGTTTGCTGGGATTCTACATCCACAAGTACATCACTCGAATAACGGTGAGGATTTCCCAGTGGACTGGGTACAGTGCCACCTTCGCCAACTACATACATATTTAAAATATGACCTGTGCTGGTAAATCGTGCATCAATATACTTATTAGAATTCATAGTAACCAGTATAAACTCACTACTTCCGTAAGCATCACCCGACCACCCACCAAAGTAGACACCATCCGTGGTAGCGACACTGATGCCAACGGTCCGACCATTCACAAACCCATACACCCCTGCGGATGGAAATGTGGTTCCTACTGCGTCTCCGCTATGGGTGATTGTCAATAGACAATCTGGCTCCACAAATACTGCTGTTACTGCTTTAGGTCCATCCATTGTTACCTGAGTATAGAGGTCTGTGCCAGAAATGTTTCCTTCCCAATGGTCAAAAGCCCAGTCCGCATTAGGAGTGGCACTGAGGAAAACAATCGTATCTTTGGGATAATAATATGTTCCTGGCGGGGGAGATACAGTCCCTCCACCAACTAAATATATATCGAGACGATAGGATACTTTCTGCTGTGCTACCAGTTTTAAGGGTAGTAGTGCAAAGAGAAGTATTAGCACTATAAATTTTACTTTATTTCTCTTATTCATTTTTATGTTCTCCATTTCTGAACTTCCATTTTATTATCAGCTCATTTCGTAATTTTATTTGTCTTCTTAAAATAATTATACTACTTCTTCATACAAAATAATCTGGTTTTGAAGGATAATCTATGAAAAAAAATTTTTCCTTTTTATTTTTGTTTAGTTTCGGTATGTTTTTGGGAAGTTATTCTTTTGCAGAGGAAACACGAAATAATGCGGAGACAATATCAAAGGTTCTGATATTAATGGCAG of the Candidatus Hydrogenedens sp. genome contains:
- a CDS encoding PASTA domain-containing protein, yielding MNKRNKVKFIVLILLFALLPLKLVAQQKVSYRLDIYLVGGGTVSPPPGTYYYPKDTIVFLSATPNADWAFDHWEGNISGTDLYTQVTMDGPKAVTAVFVEPDCLLTITHSGDAVGTTFPSAGVYGFVNGRTVGISVATTDGVYFGGWSGDAYGSSEFILVTMNSNKYIDARFTSTGHILNMYVVGEGGTVPSPLGNPHRYSSDVLVDVESQQTNPLWRLDHWEGDIDENDPRSNPIYNLPMDRDRNITAVFILKPYYNLTIEIIGEGNVSLRVGYDTPIILTPGVYIYNYLEWSYIRLEAIETTTGWKFLRWQGDYGDTSPTYPRCSFSMDQDRYVRCLFTDKTQVPDVVGSTQSEATSAITNAWLNVGDITQVCNDEYPSGYVFDQNPSAGTTVEINTTVSLWISTGPCPVPVPDVTGKTQTEAESELNAVGLMLGNVSEQCSNEVEQDIIISQNPLPEELVPPGSRVDIVISSGPCPVAVPNILWQLRPDAEDMILNAGLIVGIVTEQCDDTIPAGRVMNQYPTAGIQVPPGTSVNVTVSSGPCLINVPNVVQYSRTLAENILTSAGLTVGDVSLQCSNTIRTGLIISQSPSAGTKVPPDSAVNLTISSGPCIEGSPEGTPDGEGVTEGEGIQEGEGIIEGTIEGEGISEGEGIIEGSPEGEGTSEGIQEGEGIIEGTSEGEGTVEGEGITEGSAEAEG